The genomic region TTTAATAGACtacatttagttattttaaatacaaaagcaaCATGCGCACccttgctgggctaaggcctcttctccctttcgAGGCTAGGAGCATATTCCTCTACGCTGTTGAtcggtggattcacatgtggcataatttcgtaGATTTAATTAGGTActcatgctggtttcctcacgatgttttcctttgccgctgagcacgagacgaattatatacataaattaaacatatttaaattcagtggtgtttgcctgggtttgctctaaccactaggccatctcatGGTAGATATATGCAGTTTTATTATAGTGCACAGGTTTGTGTCCATGCACAATGCACTTTCAATCCCTTCTTTCGCGCAATACGGATGTCCGACATGAAGAGAAAGAGTACAGACGCAGGGATATAAACCAACGACCAAACACCATGCACAAATCATTTCTGTATAGATTATTTCTTGATGGATATATTCGTGAAAACCCATCTGTTTGAAAGGGATGAATAGCCCAGTTTAATAACATGTAAGTTCCTATGGTAGGAAATTCACAATGCTATggatggttagtatttcttaaagTCCATAAGCGGTAGTGACTACAAACCATCAAATAACCTAATTTACCAGTCTGTctcactattttaaataattaataaatagagaaAATAATCTCAGCAACGTTTTGAACCGAGACCTTGTGATCTGCGGCATCATGAGCTGGTATACTTGACAAAGAGGCAGTCATTCGATTCATATAGTACGTATTATGTTTCCCAAGTTCTAGGTGTACAATGTGTACCAGTGCATTAGGTAACTGGTTACTCAACTATATTGTTCCGCATTACGCGCAAAGAAGACGGATTACATTAATCGACTATCGAATATGGAACATCTCTATTCAGTTGTTTCgatgtatttaaacatatttatacataaatctgATAAGTGGTGAGCTGTCTGTCAGTGGGTATTTCCACTAACCAGAGATTAAGATGATATTTACCTAAATGTTATATCAGTAGGTATTGATTTAATTCTTCTTtgattaacaaaacattttcgtACTCACTTTACTatgattttttgaaaaaagaactatACGTTTTTTTACTACACATAAATATGTGTTGTATATGTTTTTACAGCGTcgattatgttttgttttttttttattttacacaaattgAAGGCAAAGAGTTTATCTTGTAGAATATTTTGTTGACAGTTTTTTTGCAGGTATATCGATTGACAGCATGAAGTTCTTGGATGTTGGCCAATATATGTGCAATAAACGTCATTGTCGGGGGGACGGGGACAGATTCTAAGAGAGATTATTTGATATGAATGTTGCAAAATTTTCCTGtaggaaatattcttcttaaAACTTATAACAAAGATATAAAGTACACGTCATATgttcgtatatataattatttctgtgAACAAAATGTTTTTCTGTTAATTTCACTTCTACTAACAATTCTTCTTTCCTGCACCAAACTTAacctttgttaaatatataatactagatgTCGCCCttagcttcgctcgcgttttaggggatGCCTCGTCCTTGTTGTTCAAACttgattaatatcaaatatcagttcggttcaatggtttgaccgtgaaagagcaacagacagacagagttactttcccatttctattattagtatagatgcgTCGTGTtaagtgtttaataaataaatattagaaatctTATTTCTTAAGACTTGTCAACATACTATATCAGAAGTCATTGCGATATATATAGTTAACGTTTACAAATGTTTACTTTCAGGCAGTGCTTGTAATAAGTACTACGTGATAACAGTCGAAATCCTGTTAGGGCTTGAGATTTGTCTATTTAAAGGTGAACAAACCCAAGTAGAGATAGACtccaaaatgtatataatatcaaatgctTAATAAACACGTGGTTATACCCATATTTCTCTCCTTCATTGTCAAGACAGACTTGCATTTGGTTTAGTGCTAACCTGGTCCTAAATTAAATACGATCTACGAGTATTAACAAAGTAGAtcataattagaaataattttattagcgcTATATATTAAACACAAGTGCAATAAACACGGCATCACGTGATTAGCTTTACAAACCTTTAAATCTTTTTAGATATCTATCAtaagtttttactttgaatCGCACCACTGCACCCGTGACAATAACTTATACGTACAATGTAAATACGCGTTTCTATGTACAAGTCATATCACTATATGGCGGCAGATCCGAAGTTCTAGGTTCAATTCCCACGTATTGTTACTTGCGCACTTACGCACTATAATTGTTGGTTAATCTCCTTTGAAAATTACCGCTTAGATGGAaatggtaggtctttgtgcaagcccgtctaaaTGGTACCATTcagtcatcaaatattctaacgCTAAACATTATAcgtggtattattgtgttctgatttgatgGGTATgtaagccagtgtgactacaggtaAAGGGTcatgacattttagttcccaaggttgggagAGCATTGGCGATATAACGAACGGTGAATATTTCTtggccaatgtctatgggtgttgGTGACCATACcgaccgcctacctatatcttTAAAACCTCTTAGAAACCTCATTTATATCGCCAGCAATATCGTGAAAcagttttttatcatttatcaatAACGTATTGCTCAAATCGATATTACCCCGTGTGCGATTTGATTTGTTACGatcaaaaattgaaatattgccAATATTTATTGGTCCATGCGTGCAAGTAACGCACGCAACGATATTGAAACGTGTATCCATAACTCAGATGTTAAGTGACGTTTAATTTATcgcatttaaaattgtatgtctTGCAATGTAAAATATCGTTATATTGCTGATTGGTTTTATTCGAAGCAACCTCATTGGTGTAAAACTTACAGAGATTCAGATTCttgtattcgaattttaaaccgAGATACCAAAAGTGATTAGGTTTTTCTACCAAGCAAATCTCACTAACGAGGCTATGGATTTTGCATCGTTAAGAACCCATCTTTCGGAAAGCTATAATAACTATCCTCTTAGGTACAGGACAGAATTATCAGAGTCAGTCTGTAAAGGAAGCAAGGGCCATACACATGCACttgttttaaaagaatattatcaaTTAGAAATTTGtctttgacatttaattgtGGAAATTTTTAAGAAAGTGTTAAAAAAACCGTGGAAAGAAAATAGTATGTATGTTGTATATCTTATCGCCTGTTACATCTAAACAGACAAGTGCTGTCGTGCTCGATAACAGCTGATTAGACGTGTGATAGattgttcgatttttaaatttaaatatgataaaaatgatGCATAATTTATACATGACATTGAAGTTTACTTATATTGTTATAGCATTagctgtaaattttatatagaggttgtatagttaaaaaaatatttgtccctttttttcgaatgtcaaattactGATGACGGAGAGAGGGAATTATTACGTTTATTAGAACcgccttaaatatattttttttaataatatgtaccaCCTGGCTATatcattggcgctgtaataaatattaaccattccttacatttcaAAAGCGCCGCTAATTTTGAGAACTAAGATCcctgtcccttgtgcctatactatactggcttactcacccttctaaccggaccACAGCGATACTAAGCACTGGTGTTTGgcgctaaaatataaattattgggtggtacctacccagacgggacgGCACAGAGCCTTCCCACCAAGTACACAAGTAGATATTATGATCACTATTcccattattaaaatcatatttataaattgaacgaCATATTGAATTGTATCAATAGCTAAACGCTTCATACTTCAACCCCCACCGTGTTTACatgaaagtttaattaatatcaatatatgtatataacgatTGCTTCAAGTCAAGTGTTCCGTTTGATGGCTATTTGAgattaaataaagattgttGACACTGGAGATATGGGTACGTATAATTGATAATGCATTGCCTTGCACATAATattctcaataaatattataaataaatatataaatattagacaacatcacatacattactctgatcccaatgtaagcagctaaagcacttgtgttatggaaaatcagaagtaacgacggtaccacaaacacccagacccaagacaacatagaaaattaatgaaatttttctacatcgactcggccgggaatcgaacccgggacctcagagtagcgtacccatgaaaaccggtgtacacactacttgaccaaggaggtcgtcaGTCAATACAATTTGCGATAATACTCgtgttcatattataaattctatttgATGTAGGAATTTGTGAAAGCCCTAGACGGGCCAATTGGCACCCACacgtaattttttattgttatgtttaacgcaaaacaacaatacaaaattattgttgtgttccggtttgaagggtaagtcagtgtctacaggtacaagggacacaACACCACAGTTTCTTCTCTTTGTCGTTTCGAGTTACcccatacatatgtacattacatattattaaactttaaactaaGAATACAAAACAGACTTTTccacatataaaacaaagtaaaatttatacataaaatacgtttacttttaatatgttatgttctctaatttatttaataaaaaataataattgcgtaCGTGATAATTTTGGTGGTTCTTAATCTCCGTGTCCAGCTTTAACGTCAGGGGAAATCgtcaatgattttattatcaACGCTGTTTGATGTGATGTACTTAAGTTCGTTCCGTGTTGCTAATCATTTAATacggtaatttattttatgaatttgttGTCGAAACAGTTGTAAATCATCATTCATCAATTTCCAAGAGATATTAATAAACGGAGTAttctaaattgttaatataatatatattcatgaccacctgatggtaggcggtcaccaccgtccatatataatggcactataagaaatattacccattccttacatataGCTAAGATgctatatctcttgtgcctgtagtacactggctcacacacccttaaaaccggaacacaacacggggtattgctgtttggcggtagaatatctgatcagtgggtaCCTGCACatacgggctagcacaaagccctaccaccaagtaaaatttcaaACAGTTGAGTACAATGCTATGAAAGTCTACATGAGTTTAATATTCTGGTTCGACTGAggttaggtatattttaaagtaaatattgttaCCTATAAATAAGCGTTTatgctttataaaatttattatacatttcgtCTTCGGCtctaatatagaaatatagaaGTTGTTGAGTCGAATCATatgctttacaaataaaaatatcgaagtTTCTCGTGATGTTCGTAGGAAGATTAGTAAAacgtattattttcttttaaatcacaCTCGTATGGTTTCTCGGGATCGTTTGACATTTGGCATAGTAAGTACGGTGTGAAACAATTACGCacaaaggtgtttttttttttaattatgaatataatgcGTCAAATCCTTACGTGATATTGACATTCCGGACcggtgatttattttaataattttaaagattcagattaagaataaaattaataactaatatcAAAACTTATAAATCCAGATATATATAGGAATTAAAATCTATAACagacaatataaatagttaatacaGTATTCGATTTAACTTTAGTTTATAAAACGGTGATCAAAGTCAGCTTAACTAAGTTAACTAAGTTCAATCTGAATGGTCATTGGTCAACGGCAGCCAATGACGTTATAAACGACCAATGAACTTTCAGTACTTAGGTTGATTAGTAAAACTAACGTTGATGGACGTTTCGAAAATTTCAGTTAGTGAAATGATTTAGTGTCTTAGTGTAATTATATCACAATGATGTTGTACGTGACCAACACGACAGAAATGAGGCGTCCGCCGAGGAGACGGCACATCAGTGCCAATATCAAGGTCCGTAGATAAAGATatctgataaaattataaaaaaaatctcactaAGTCCAAGTAAATCTATGACGCgcatgaattatatacacatcACGTGACTATGACTgaaacacaaacattaacaCTACCTTAAACGTGTGCGTTCAGTATATCCAATGATAAAATGCAACTCTTATTGGAGCCATCTCGCGTCTGCTTGTCACAGACGATTATCACCGAAGTACGTAGACACGAAGTAATAAGcgcgaaaaaaaaattgagttcaTTTTATAAAGGAAATGATCCATGAACACACACTAAATTGAGGCATAATTTTTTGCAGTAGTCGAGAACCACAAACAAATGtttaagtcaataaaaaataaatttcacaacGACTTATAATAGTTACGCATTCGTCGTGCATTGAgtgtatcaaattttaaataaccgtACATTTCGttctatttatgaaattatttaaatgccatTTTTGTTTCAGCGTCACCATGCTGGTATATCCCAGTCGTCTTGCAGTGATGGCTCCCTCCTCAGCGTTGGTTCCTCTGAGATGGACGAGGACAGCAGTAGCGGTCATCAGCACGACCACTCCAGAAGCGATCACTCCGACCTTTACAGTAAGTCTAATGAAACTGtatattccatttaaaaatTGGCAAGATGTATTTTTTCTAGCTTCTGACTGATTTTAGTCAGAATGGCATTCTTAATGAAGGTTAGCCAACTGGAAAcgaaatatgtttatgtttagatctatgacaattaataactattaataaaaaattacgtgatattaattattttttaataaaatgtacttaagATAGCGTAATGGGTTAGAGGCCGCCTAGCGGTCTGAAAAGTTGCAGGATTGATCTTTGGCCTtaggctattgtcgtccccactcctaacacaagctttaagcttcaTTGgtggggtaaataggaatattattaattccttaTAGTATGACATTGCCactgttctatttttttaaataaaaaatcaaatgctATTTTAAATCTATCGCACACGATCTTGTAAGGACGAGCGTCACTCattcatactaatgcacgccaTATAATTTAACCTACGCAATAATACGCAGTAATAATTTAACCTGGAAACTAATGATTCGATGATCTGGTTAGCATTTCAACGAAATATAGGTGTTAACTGGTTACTAAATTGAACATAATATTACGAAAACTTTTGTTAAACTTCATATGTatgagttcaaatatttttgtgacaTTATTTCGTTCCTCAGCACATATCAAGTTCGAGCTAAATAAATCTTCCAAATACGCTCGAGGTATGGCAACCGTTCGGTCCTAGTGGTAGCTCATTCAAAAGAGTTTAAAAGCAAAGaggaaattcaaaaatatatttccaatttCCAGACTCATCGGAGCCGCCGCCGGGCGTGGCGCCGCTGTCGCACTCGGCCGCGCGCCACAAGATGGCGGTGCGGCCGCGACGCACGCACGGCGCGCCGCGGCGGAAGAAAGCTAACTCCgtcagtttatatttattgtattttttatgtaatattaaccatttctaacatcgccaatgcgccaacgttgggaactaacgtgttatgttccttgtgcctgtagtcacactggctcacttacccttcagaccgaaacacaaaataaaaagttaattaagcCCTATGCATTAAGGTATTTTTAAGATACAGTCTGCTTTACAATcaattaattgtaaatgtttgCGACAGTTTAACTTTCCCTctgaaaaaatgtatttactttaCGAAATtggaaactaaattaattagtcAATAAAagctgaataataaataataataatagcattgtaataaaactcatattgcctataaactaatatatttcttttactttttagatTGCCGCCTCAGCCTTGCCAATAACACCCGAGCTGAACGAAGAAATGATACGAAGCACTACTCCTGAAGTCAGTCATAAGATCTCAGAAGTCGTTACTGGTAAGTTACATCACACTTGTTATAAAGTATAACATAGATACTAGCCACCCGTCGGGCTTCGCACGCGTAGGATGATagttcacataaaatatttataactctatttatttatatgctagTAAAACTCCCAGTTGGCATCGATTTTGTGATATCTTCAATAATCATCATCGTACTTCCgctaatttacaaaaaaaccttaattgtataattatacactGAAACTCAACTGGTGAAATCCGTATGGAACTCCCTTCGGTGGTTTTTCAGTTTAGCGCATTCAGTCAGacagactttgttttatatgtaggGATTATATACTTACTGTTTGCACGTTCTAATGTCACTATTCTAATTGCAGAATCATTCTCTTCATCGACCACTACGAAGCATCATATGATCGTTAAAGAGCAGCATCACCAACTGAATCGAGAGCTACAGAAGGTTCTCGAAACTCCAAGCGATACCAAACTAAAGTCCTCCTCGTTACCACCAGGATTAGCGTTGAGCCAGCTCGTCGGACAATCTCCGGCGAAATTGAGCATCGCTGAGTCGAATACTCCAAGATCCTCTATAAAAAGGAGCAAATCGAGCACGCAAGACCAGCCGCTCAGGGAATCTTCGCCGAAGGTGCAGACTAGTGACACTCACGCTTATCAATCGGACGAGAGGATATCTAAGTATCGCTCGGAGAAAAAGTACGCCGAAGAATCTTGCCTCGAAAAGAAATCTAAATCGGAGAAGAAAATCGAGAACGAAGTCATAAGATCTTCGAAGAAAGAGGAATCGTTTTTCAGTAGACTGCTTTTAAGAAAGAGTGGAAAGAAGTCGAAGAAGGATCAGACTGACGGGGAGAGCCAACAAGAAGTTAAGAAAACGAAAACGGAAAAGTCTACAGCACATTACAAAGCTGTTGATTCTGAGCGAAGCGGTTACTATTATGCAGACCAAGGTCAGAACTATAAACCTACTCCCGCAGAACGCAACTACAAATCTGCAGGTCAGAAAGTATTCTCTAATCAAATGCACAAAAGAATTGATAATAAAGGCGTTTACGTTCACGACGGAGCATATAAAGATGTTTATAGCGCTGCTAAAGTTGCCGGTGTCGAATACAACATAACCGATCTCAAAGTCGCTGAAGAAACCGATAAGATGTTAAACCAAGAAATTAAAAGTCGATTCAGTCGACGTGAGGAATTCAGTGAAAGAGCAGAAAGAACCAAGCGTTCGTCTTCCAAGGAAGCCATTGACGAAAATAAGAGGGAATCATTTAGTTTGCATCACGATAAAGCTAAAAGGCCAGCATCCGTTCAAAGATTGATCGATCCATATTCTTCTAAAGCATTTATACTTAATGAGCTGGCAAGCAGAACAAAAGAGGAGAGTACTTGTCCGATGTTTTTTGATGACGACCCTCCCGTCCGGGGAATGAGGATCAAAAACGTGAACAATGATTCCGTGTTTCATAGTGGAAGTATGCCGAAAAACATACCCTACTTTAACCCTTCTGTATCGTCTTCGCCTACCAAACACATGACTCACAGTTctgaaaatgttaaatatatgagTCGATCGTCAGAAGCGTCCGATTTTCGAGAAAAAGAAATGATATCTAAACGTGAGACGTTTCATCACGCCAGCAAGGCGGAAGAGTCTTATGTCACGTCTGGTATGAGATCGCTTGGAGACGAATATGTAGAGACTAGAAGCAGTATCGGCAAATCTCACAGCTTTCGTTACGCTTCTGAATCCCCTTCTATAAGCTCACAAGAAAATCAAATGCCCAGTCTACCAGCCATCGTTGGTATTTCTGAGCCTTTGCTTGAAAGCTGGGAAGTAAATTACAGGAGAAACGTCAGCGAGAGACATGATTACTCTAAGAGGGTATCGGCTAGAAACTACGGTATACTCCAAGGTAGTTCGGAAGTTAACTACGATAGTTTGCCAAGCACTGATAGCAGTTACCTTGACAGTCTTAAACCTGACATAAATGAAGATAGGCAACTTTTCACAAACAGTATTCACATTACAATGGATTCTCATAAGCGTGACAGTGATATTTCACAGATTGAAGCTAAAATTGATGATATTATTAGTTCCCCAAAGCCTATCATATCTCCAATAACAAAGTCTAATTCTTTAGATAGCGTTAAGAGTAGTCCCGAGAAACCTATGGATGATAGAAGAAAAACTATTTCTGTTGAAAGTGCTTTAGGTCAAACCAGTAAGAGTAACAATCAAAAGGAACTCAAATTAGATACTGAGGGATTTATATCGGTAACACATATAAACAAAGATCTCACACCCATTACGATAAAGACCCCTGATACAGCAAAACTCAGCAAGAGCGATGAAAAAGTTCAAAAGTCAGGAACAACGAAGTCTGGTGTACCAGAATTTcttcatatacaattaaacaaagTTGACACTAAGCCTGTTACTAACGTAGTCTTAACCGCCAACGTTACGCCAAAAAATAGCCCACAAGCTGATAAAGATCAAAATATCGAAAGCTTTTTCATCGTCGAAACAAAACAGACCCAAGATATTCCAGTCAGGAAAGATTCTTTCAAAAAAAGTGA from Vanessa tameamea isolate UH-Manoa-2023 chromosome 22, ilVanTame1 primary haplotype, whole genome shotgun sequence harbors:
- the LOC113402303 gene encoding uncharacterized protein LOC113402303 isoform X3 → MMLYVTNTTEMRRPPRRRHISANIKRHHAGISQSSCSDGSLLSVGSSEMDEDSSSGHQHDHSRSDHSDLYNSSEPPPGVAPLSHSAARHKMAVRPRRTHGAPRRKKANSIAASALPITPELNEEMIRSTTPEVSHKISEVVTESFSSSTTTKHHMIVKEQHHQLNRELQKVLETPSDTKLKSSSLPPGLALSQLVGQSPAKLSIAESNTPRSSIKRSKSSTQDQPLRESSPKVQTSDTHAYQSDERISKYRSEKKYAEESCLEKKSKSEKKIENEVIRSSKKEESFFSRLLLRKSGKKSKKDQTDGESQQEVKKTKTEKSTAHYKAVDSERSGYYYADQGQNYKPTPAERNYKSAGQKVFSNQMHKRIDNKGVYVHDGAYKDVYSAAKVAGVEYNITDLKVAEETDKMLNQEIKSRFSRREEFSERAERTKRSSSKEAIDENKRESFSLHHDKAKRPASVQRLIDPYSSKAFILNELASRTKEESTCPMFFDDDPPVRGMRIKNVNNDSVFHSGSMPKNIPYFNPSVSSSPTKHMTHSSENVKYMSRSSEASDFREKEMISKRETFHHASKAEESYVTSGMRSLGDEYVETRSSIGKSHSFRYASESPSISSQENQMPSLPAIVGISEPLLESWEVNYRRNVSERHDYSKRVSARNYGILQGSSEVNYDSLPSTDSSYLDSLKPDINEDRQLFTNSIHITMDSHKRDSDISQIEAKIDDIISSPKPIISPITKSNSLDSVKSSPEKPMDDRRKTISVESALGQTSKSNNQKELKLDTEGFISVTHINKDLTPITIKTPDTAKLSKSDEKVQKSGTTKSGVPEFLHIQLNKVDTKPVTNVVLTANVTPKNSPQADKDQNIESFFIVETKQTQDIPVRKDSFKKSESVEKSPLDEKTLSISSKSSGASAGNVTPQSPQTPKHFFKKKSSSVEAQDRVEKPRTSSVSTEGSTEKIDDNISIDQKSHSSFGSKSSIQSTDSNENKIPDRHEEAVIYRRKHVSKESRGDRKNDDEPELMKVFARRSLKLKDSEADHIAQEIAECTKTEDNAAARAKLLKNEFNASIKSRDSDKENEENKEQTPENKIVDIAARVSQFGVHYQRSVSINSVSTKRDSAPVYRSEVNKYKKEVSDSTPEKRLRNRTFPDSSNDREDIKSITKSEAMAYKADTLTKRPWQRKDEFRQSVEKEKRESSVIEKDGDNEKLGSEREKVVEGEADASPQFKGILQMRAEWERRAKQGMTK
- the LOC113402303 gene encoding uncharacterized protein LOC113402303 isoform X1, coding for MSGGGGGAGLMSCVREGSLEPPYRPPHAETNTHGEGRTGRFLRGLRRMFKRRARADSSPDPKSSSTSELLDAERHTRRKDGAYGSGLSVSHDSVFTGERSGDESSDERPTPAHGLAHVATSHRAELVAAVRRRGRGDSDDDEDLGLPRSPPASPPTDKADKRHHAGISQSSCSDGSLLSVGSSEMDEDSSSGHQHDHSRSDHSDLYNSSEPPPGVAPLSHSAARHKMAVRPRRTHGAPRRKKANSIAASALPITPELNEEMIRSTTPEVSHKISEVVTESFSSSTTTKHHMIVKEQHHQLNRELQKVLETPSDTKLKSSSLPPGLALSQLVGQSPAKLSIAESNTPRSSIKRSKSSTQDQPLRESSPKVQTSDTHAYQSDERISKYRSEKKYAEESCLEKKSKSEKKIENEVIRSSKKEESFFSRLLLRKSGKKSKKDQTDGESQQEVKKTKTEKSTAHYKAVDSERSGYYYADQGQNYKPTPAERNYKSAGQKVFSNQMHKRIDNKGVYVHDGAYKDVYSAAKVAGVEYNITDLKVAEETDKMLNQEIKSRFSRREEFSERAERTKRSSSKEAIDENKRESFSLHHDKAKRPASVQRLIDPYSSKAFILNELASRTKEESTCPMFFDDDPPVRGMRIKNVNNDSVFHSGSMPKNIPYFNPSVSSSPTKHMTHSSENVKYMSRSSEASDFREKEMISKRETFHHASKAEESYVTSGMRSLGDEYVETRSSIGKSHSFRYASESPSISSQENQMPSLPAIVGISEPLLESWEVNYRRNVSERHDYSKRVSARNYGILQGSSEVNYDSLPSTDSSYLDSLKPDINEDRQLFTNSIHITMDSHKRDSDISQIEAKIDDIISSPKPIISPITKSNSLDSVKSSPEKPMDDRRKTISVESALGQTSKSNNQKELKLDTEGFISVTHINKDLTPITIKTPDTAKLSKSDEKVQKSGTTKSGVPEFLHIQLNKVDTKPVTNVVLTANVTPKNSPQADKDQNIESFFIVETKQTQDIPVRKDSFKKSESVEKSPLDEKTLSISSKSSGASAGNVTPQSPQTPKHFFKKKSSSVEAQDRVEKPRTSSVSTEGSTEKIDDNISIDQKSHSSFGSKSSIQSTDSNENKIPDRHEEAVIYRRKHVSKESRGDRKNDDEPELMKVFARRSLKLKDSEADHIAQEIAECTKTEDNAAARAKLLKNEFNASIKSRDSDKENEENKEQTPENKIVDIAARVSQFGVHYQRSVSINSVSTKRDSAPVYRSEVNKYKKEVSDSTPEKRLRNRTFPDSSNDREDIKSITKSEAMAYKADTLTKRPWQRKDEFRQSVEKEKRESSVIEKDGDNEKLGSEREKVVEGEADASPQFKGILQMRAEWERRAKQGMTK
- the LOC113402303 gene encoding uncharacterized protein LOC113402303 isoform X2, producing MSQTWRRRFKWVSQSKIGRLWAELVAAVRRRGRGDSDDDEDLGLPRSPPASPPTDKADKRHHAGISQSSCSDGSLLSVGSSEMDEDSSSGHQHDHSRSDHSDLYNSSEPPPGVAPLSHSAARHKMAVRPRRTHGAPRRKKANSIAASALPITPELNEEMIRSTTPEVSHKISEVVTESFSSSTTTKHHMIVKEQHHQLNRELQKVLETPSDTKLKSSSLPPGLALSQLVGQSPAKLSIAESNTPRSSIKRSKSSTQDQPLRESSPKVQTSDTHAYQSDERISKYRSEKKYAEESCLEKKSKSEKKIENEVIRSSKKEESFFSRLLLRKSGKKSKKDQTDGESQQEVKKTKTEKSTAHYKAVDSERSGYYYADQGQNYKPTPAERNYKSAGQKVFSNQMHKRIDNKGVYVHDGAYKDVYSAAKVAGVEYNITDLKVAEETDKMLNQEIKSRFSRREEFSERAERTKRSSSKEAIDENKRESFSLHHDKAKRPASVQRLIDPYSSKAFILNELASRTKEESTCPMFFDDDPPVRGMRIKNVNNDSVFHSGSMPKNIPYFNPSVSSSPTKHMTHSSENVKYMSRSSEASDFREKEMISKRETFHHASKAEESYVTSGMRSLGDEYVETRSSIGKSHSFRYASESPSISSQENQMPSLPAIVGISEPLLESWEVNYRRNVSERHDYSKRVSARNYGILQGSSEVNYDSLPSTDSSYLDSLKPDINEDRQLFTNSIHITMDSHKRDSDISQIEAKIDDIISSPKPIISPITKSNSLDSVKSSPEKPMDDRRKTISVESALGQTSKSNNQKELKLDTEGFISVTHINKDLTPITIKTPDTAKLSKSDEKVQKSGTTKSGVPEFLHIQLNKVDTKPVTNVVLTANVTPKNSPQADKDQNIESFFIVETKQTQDIPVRKDSFKKSESVEKSPLDEKTLSISSKSSGASAGNVTPQSPQTPKHFFKKKSSSVEAQDRVEKPRTSSVSTEGSTEKIDDNISIDQKSHSSFGSKSSIQSTDSNENKIPDRHEEAVIYRRKHVSKESRGDRKNDDEPELMKVFARRSLKLKDSEADHIAQEIAECTKTEDNAAARAKLLKNEFNASIKSRDSDKENEENKEQTPENKIVDIAARVSQFGVHYQRSVSINSVSTKRDSAPVYRSEVNKYKKEVSDSTPEKRLRNRTFPDSSNDREDIKSITKSEAMAYKADTLTKRPWQRKDEFRQSVEKEKRESSVIEKDGDNEKLGSEREKVVEGEADASPQFKGILQMRAEWERRAKQGMTK